NNNNNNNNNNNNNNNNNNNNNNNNNNNNNNNNNNNNNNNNNNNNNNNNNNNNNNNNNNNNNNNNNNNNNNNNNNNNNNNNNNNNNNNNNNNNNNNNNNaattaaaaaaaaatactaatataaaagataaaaataaaaaaaaaaaaaaaaaaaaataaatgaaaatatatacgccatataatattatatatatgttggtagtatgtatacatattaatatgtaattttttttttttttttttttttttttttttttttttttttttttttttttaggTTCCGTCAGATATTACATTACTGGAGTATAAATACTCcaagaataataaaaagaaaaaaataaattctttgaagaaactttttatttatttgtcCTTTTTTACCTTTGGAAATAACTGTAACAAATTAAATAGTCAGGATGTCATACATATACTTTCCAATGTATATTCTGGttatttagaaaaaaataaaaaaaaataaaaaaaaataaaaaaaaataaaatgatatacACCAATCATGTGTGCTTTAATATATACGTgataataacatataaaatatatatatatatatatatatatattttttttttcattttcattttagataataaaataagtaATGATGAAAAGTTAAACACGCTCAATATTTTGAACATCCTTAACACTAGACAGAAAGATATCGACAGACAAGtaatagaaaatataaaaaaaattaaaatttacGATAATGTGTTAAAGGATACATAATGTGTATCtataacaatattaatatgattcatgttattttatttattcatttatttatttattatatatttttttttattttgaatatataataggTAAAGTGTAAAATGTATTCCTTCTTAGGTATGttataagaaatataaaatctTTATATGCTGATACCttttgatataatataatataattgtatattatattatatgttatttttatttttatttatatttatatttatatttttatttatatttttattttttaaggATCCTTATTATTTCCAATGTTTTGCTTAAGACAgtttaaatattatgacAGCAAAACgaaaattattatattaccCTTTACAACAATATTGGGGTTATATTTGGGTTCTTTTTGTGGAAACATATTAACAGGAAGGTTCATATGAACAAGAAAAAGGATACACATGATAgtttacatataaataaataaatatatatatatatatatatatttatatatttatgagtgtatattattttttaattttttttttttttttttttatagatTTAATGATTATAGAAGATCTAAATTTCTGGGGACATTACCAGCAAATgtgtttataaaaaaataaaaaaatatataatataatgtaatacatatattttgGTGTATCTACACCATgtagaatatataaataaatttttatgtttaaaatatagaaattaatatttatagttatatatttaatataaatataattttttttatttaaaattatttataacatttttgtgtgtgtatttttttttttttttttaaaaataaatataaatttataaaaaaaaaaaacaaatataatttatttcattcaaactttaaaaatataagaaaatataaataatatatataaaatatataatatatataaaatatataatatatataaaatatataatatatataaaatatataatatatataatatatataaaatatataatatatataaaatatataatatatatatttttttatatattttttttccttttacaacaaaatatacatttatcTACTTCTATCTatctacatatatatatatttatatatttatatgtatacataaTGGGATATCACAAATTAAGGTTATCTATGATGCTTGTCCTTATTATTTCGTGCGTTTTATTCTTTAGTATCAGCCCTAGCGAAGAATTATTTCAGATGAAAGGACTTGACAGAACGGAAAAGAATCTAGCAGTTAATTTGATGAAGATATATGAAGACACAAAGGTTGAAGAAActaatttttataaaaactTTGATAGAGTTCACAACATGTTTGAGgaaataaagaagaaaaagaacatcaacaataattatgatgagaaacatataaaaaaagaaatagCATCTGATTTAAATCCATCCTTATCTGAAAGTTTTATGGAATCACGTTTTATGGATTCAAGTTTTATAGAGATGCAATCAAAAGGACCAGTAGAAGAAGAAACAATATGGAGAGCTCTATATGACACTCAACTAAGAAGATCCCCACCTATAGAAGAGATTCATGTTTTTTCTTCTGAGGATGTAAAGAAAGAATATGAAGAAGCTAAAATGGATTCTTTTATATCTCAAATTGATATGATAAAATCAGAGTTCgataaaaatttaaattatatgaatacAGAAATGTTAAGacaagaaaataaaaagaatataatgGAATGTGCATGTTTGTTTTATCATTATCTAAAacaaatgaataataaaaggacatataaaaatgaacCTTTAAGAAAGGCATATTCAACTAAGATATTATGctgaaatttttttaaaaaaataataaaaatttaatgtgtacatatataaataaataaataaatatatatatatatatatatatatatatataaattttttttttttttttttttttttttttttttttttttttttttttttttttttttttttNNNNNNNNNNNNNNNNNNNNNNNNNNNNNNNNNNNNNNNNNNNNNNNNNNNNNNNNNNNNNNNNNNNNNNNNNNNNNNNNNNNNNNNNNNNNNNNNNNNNNNNNNNNNNNNNNNNNNNNNNNNNNNNNNNNNNNNNNNNNNNNNNNNNNNNNNNNNNNNNNNNNNNNNNNNNNNNNNNNNNNNNNNNNNNNNNNNNNNNNNNNNNNNNNNNNNNNNNNNNNNNNNNNNNNNNNNNNNNNNNNNNNNNNNNNNNNNNNNNNNNNNNNNNNNNNNNNNNNNNNNNNNNNNNNNNNNNNNNNNaaaaaaaaaaaaaaataaaatttattaattaaaatttttttttttttttttttttatttttttttttttttttttttttattttatatatatatatatatatatatatatattggCATAGAAATACACCTGCATTGATATTATAGAAATACGTTCTTTTTAGAAAATACatctttataatataacaaaagaaatatataagacTTGAAATCATTCTTAAGATAAGAAATATCATCATCAAAAGAAACTATAACTTTTCCTTGTTTGGCAAAGGGTTTTATTATAGTTCCGGTGtgtaatatattagaaGTATTTTCATTTGTTGCATTTACATTTGTTGCATTTACATTTGTTGTATTTACATTTGTTGcatttaaattttttgaatCATTTGTAgatttaataatataaatttttttatctatatatgGAATAACCTGATTGGATGAttgaaataaatttttacatataatagTATGTTCATCTATAATTTTATCGAtatatccttttttatttttttctttaagGATTTTAAAATctttatattcttcatatttatatatgtttggttgtttattaaaaacaaaagaatcatcttttttatatatacaattcTTATCAATAATTTCGATGATCTCTCCATATAAACATATTCTACAATTTGTATgttcatcattttttaagaatatgcatttttctttttcgAAGCAATgaattctttttttcataataacaagaaaataaatatcatCACAATGATCATTcttattattgttattataatgatcactcttattattatcatcacaATGATCActcttattattataatcacAATGATCActcttattattatcatcatatgAAAGCCTATCTATAAGTAAATAATTTCCTTTCTTATCAAActtatcatcattatttaatattcCTCCTGATATAGATGGGAACACCTTATCCTCTTGTGaaattttttcataatttatctttttaGATACATCtgtttcatttttattttttaattttttaaaaaaatatccATAACACTCTGTTGAAGAAAAGCcaataatacaaataagATGTTCtgaattatttatgttttttttataaaactCTACTTGTTTAACTTTACATATAAACattgaaaaatatgatatatttgACGTTTCATATACTATAACTCCtctttcatttttttttaaattttttatactattgtttaatattaaaagagATAATCGACTTCCTTTTTTACCCTCAtgtactttttttttaaaacttTGTATTTCTTTAACCTTTCCAATTTCatttaatgataatatattaacattacaatttatttttatctttcCTTTTATTACAGTGCCTGTAAAGATTGTTCCTTTGCctttaatattaaaagaatgatcatataaaaaataaaaatctTCATATGTTGAAATTTCTCTTTCTGgtatttttataacatcACTAAGaacatttattatttctttaatatttatggTTTTACTGGTACACGTATCTGATGATGATTTGGTGTATGAAACAATGTgttctttatttaatgtgttcatattttctttcatattatcatcacttgattttttttcttgatccttcatattatcatcacttgattttttttcttgatcgttcatattatcatcacttaatgtttcattttgatcgttcatattatcatcactTAATGTTTGTTTCTTACTCTTCATATCATCATCACTTAATGTTTGTTTCTTACTcttcatattatcatcactTAATGTTTCGTTTTGATCCCCTTTATTATCTTTTCCTTTTACATTTGCCGATATGCTAACAATGTGGTACTTCAACTTTTGTAGGgatttaaatttataaaatgcttgttgtatttttttcttcattgaattaatttttttttctcttaGATGTAGAGGTATAAGatcaattttatttaagacaataataatatcgctatttattatgttaCATAATACTAGGCATTCTATAGTTTGTTTTTGTATGcctttatttatatctatGACTAATAAGATAATATCTGTAATTTCAGATCCCATAATAATAGTTTTTAAAAGAGAATAATGTCCTGGGCAATCAACTAAACatatttgaattatttcttcatcataaaaatatatattattagtaTGATGATAAGTTAAATTGGTATTCTGACTATTTTTATGTTCTTCATTagaattaatatttataatattatcatattgtatattatgtgattcatatttttcttctcttttataaaataaaagatcatttttatcattcTCTTGATAATTTTGTAACTTTGTTTCGATTTCCtttttatgatttatattataattatattttatttttttctttatatagAAAGAAGAAAAACCAAGGTCGATAGTTATGCCTCTTTCTTTGCTTTCTTTATGTTTATCTAGGGCGCATGTACTTAAAATCTCGCTCAAACATTTGCAGAGGCTAGTTTTTCCAGAATCCACATGACCTAAAACACCtacattaatattaatcaTAAAGGAAATTATATTAACAGTAAGGagataataaataaatataaataaaaatatattataaatatattatatatatatattatatatatatatatatatattatatgtttttattttttttttttttttaaagtaaaatattttatatggACTTATAAAGTAATCACGTTGCAACATGGTAcatcaaataaatataaatataatatgtatgtatatatatatatatatatatatattatttatcaAGTTTGAGCTCCGAAATTCttgaaatattaaaaaaaaaaatatatatatgtatatatatatatatatatatttaaaatgatgcgtatataatttggtcatatacaaaattatatatatataatatatataatatatatatatatatatatgtaacatttttaaaataaataaatatttttatatttatatgtttatatgtttatttttatttttaatttttatttcataatttatCCAATTATGtcatttatttaaatacaGGATGAATATTGAAAAGTGCTATGAACAGTCATGTAAGAACAGAGATAAAAAGAATGAATCTAATGTAAATGgtttatatgaaaataagAAGAAACAAATATATCCACCTGATAGAGATGAAATTGGTAGAGCATCCTGGTTGATTTTACACACAATATCTGCTAACTATCCAGATAATCCATcagaaaatgataaaataaaacatacgaaatttttttatgctttttcaaatttatatccttgtcatatttgtaaattagatttattaaatattttaaaaaaatatcatttaaattgTAACAATAAAATTAAGTTTTCaacttttatttttaatttacaTAACATTATCAATCAAGAAATTGGCAAGGACCTCTATCCATGTCAAGATATACAAACCATAATTGACAAGTACAAAACGGTCGATTAGATTAAGTggatatttatatatttatttataataatcttttttttttttcacatTGTAGTTGccaaaatatataaaaaaaaaaaaaataaataaataataaaaataaataaataaataaataaataaataaataaataaataaataaaaggGATGATAGAAAGGGAGATTATAACTACCAATGAAGATAAGTCCATATTGACAAAAGAAAcataaaatgaaaatatatggcatatgtatataatatatataaatatgtaatattttttttatggcatatgttatatgtgaaaatatatatacattttcCAATCTTTTAACTTTATATTTACTATAATAGcgtttttttttttaaaatatgaacaagATAATGAGATATTATAGGATGAAcaacaaaacaaaaatgtatcacaaaaaaaaaaaaaaaaaaagcaatatataaataaaacacatatatgtaattattatatatatatatatatttttttttatgttcaTCCTTTATAgtgtaatattatattattttttaatttttttgtataaacataaatattaaaacaaaaaaaaaaaaaaaaaaaaaaatgcacatatatatatgtatatatgtgtgCTCTTGTGGTTGATAAAATGTGATCAATGTGATcaatatgatataataaaaatggaaaataaagaaatatatttatatattattcttatagACGTATGGacacatataaaaaaaaaaaataaaaattaggtgcaatttacatattatataatcaCAACATTAAATAGAAAGTATAATATCATACTCCACATATATTAAGATGTACGTcgtatatattatatatatatatatatatatatatatatatgtatatttttttttttttttttatatatttgttcaTTCTTCACAGAAATATTCCTCGACGTTAATGTCATAATCATTTTCTACTTCTGATTGTACCTCATTTTGTAATTCGTCATTTGACTTTTTATCATTAAgatttaatattttatacaaTTCTTGTTGTAATTTATTTCCTTCTTCCTCTTcttgtttattttttttttcttcatcatcttcatcatcatcCCCTTCTTCTTTTATAGTTCTCCATgcctttttatttttcttgatattatcatcatgatttaataaagagaaattatctttttcatgtttaataaaaaagtttttatttaataaatctTCATCTTCTGAAATATCAGATGACTTATCacttttaaaataattatcatcatGAATTTTTTGAGCTTCTTTCTCCCaataataacaatttttatttgtacatacatatattagGGCCATAGGATTATAACTTATCTTTTCAGCTAGCTGTAAAAATACAGCTTCATTATTTCCACATTGTTTACATGTCCAATCTCTAACTCGTCCTAAGGCTGGATCGTTTTTTGTTTCTggatgaatataaatatcttctctaaaaaaatatataaaaaaatataaaaatatataaaaatatataaatatatatatatatatatatatatatatatatatatatattttactttCTGTCGTAGTTATAATTTATCCTTGctacaatattattattttcatttggTTTCAGTGATATATATTCACAGCTCCTACAAACATATATCAACTTTTTACTTTTCTTGTCACTCTTGgcatataaaatattattacattcCTCACAGAATCGTACTTCAgccatatttttttaaaaatcTTATAACATGGACAggtattatataataataaaaggaaaatatatatataaaataaatatatataaaaggttacatttataaattaaaaaaggtacaacaatatataaataaatatatatatatatataaatattatcatatatatattatatatatattttttttttttttttttttttttattttctatatttaatcattttttaaaatattcagTACTGTACAAAATGgatgaaaaaatatggacctcttttaaaatattattatgcagttacaaaaaaaaaaaaaaaaaaaaaaaaaaaaaaaaaaaagttggtcctaataatattacatataaataaataaatatatataaatatatattatattatatatatgtttctatttatttatttaaaaaaaaaaagagcataatataaaatgataaaatttgttttatatatataatattattaatgcggtattatttttatatacgttataaaatttatatatatatatatatatatatatatgttatatattttagaGTGCTTGcttttgaatattttattNNNNNNNNNNNNNNNNNNNNNNNNNNNNNNNNNNNNNNNNNNNNNNNNNNNNNNNNNNNNNNNNNNNNNNNNNNNNNNNNNNNNNNNNNNNNNNNNNNNNatatatatatatatatatatatatatatatatatatttactaTAATAAGGGAAATTATCTAATctaatgatatatatatgtgatcTACATACAATTgttttatttgttttttttttttttttttttttttgtggGGGGAAATTAAGTttagatataataatatatatattgatccacattttttttaaaacattaaaaaatacatgTTTAAGAACatagatattatatatatatatattatatatatatatttttttttttttttttaccttcatatatataataatatatatatatatgtaaaatatataatatataaatatatatatatattcttatatatgaaaaaaacGTATTTACATTTGAgtttaaaatatttaacaTGTTTGcttacaaaaaaatatgttagaggttttaatttattgtattatttataaaaatattatatatatatatatattatatatatgttatattatttttatagttataattatatatatatatatatatataaattgatttatttttgaaataaacaattaaaaaaaaaaaaaaaaaaaaaaaaaagaaaatacacagttttatcaaatatatataatcatacactgatatgtataatgtgtaaataacaatatatatatatatatatatatgtaatattttacagtatttgtattaatataaataaattatattatatatctcCTTCATTTTGTTATCCTTCTGATTTGATTTTTTTCTCCTTTCCcttttctattttttctatatcttttatcttttctatttcatttatatatttatttatttttttttttttttcttttctttaatGGAAACAAGAAGAAGcttaaaagaaaaaaataatcaaaaaGAATTCGATATAATTAAACAGAATGTCCAAAATAAAAATGCTAGCCATAAGCATGCTGAAAACAAAACTGCAGAATCAAAAAATGTTTTGAAACATTCAGCTAGCGAAAAAAGCAAAGCAGGAAATAAGAATGTTAGAAAAGAGTCGCAAgagaaagaaaataattcatttaatttaaaagaagatttagaaaaaaaaataaaaaataaaagaacaAATAGTAAAGACCTTGcaaagaataatataaaaaataatgttcCTAGGAGgaaagagaaaaaaaattatatcataaGTAGTACCTTATCTATAGGagatgatgatataaaagacaaatgtgataataaaaatgataattataatattagtAAGCGTTTAAGAgtatatgaaaaaaaaaacattgAATATGAAAAAGGGAAACATGCTACACACATGAACAGATTGACAAAGGAAGAGAAACGTAGTAGCAGCATTTCCAATAGAGGgaataacaaaaataatcataagACAACATTCAAAAgtaatcataataataataaaaaagtaGGAGGTACTCAAAGAGTGCcagaagaaataaatacaaCACAAGGGAAgttaaataatataaagaaaagtaagagtagtaataataaatgtgatgataataataatatatgtgataataaaaatatatatgatgataataataatatatgtgataaaaataatatatgtgataaaaataatatatgtgataataataatatatgtgataataataatatatgtgataaaaataatatatgtgatGACAAGTATCaatatgatgatgatatCATTGATACTAATTTATTTGAAgagaaaaaagaaaatcTAAACgatattttgaaaataataaataataacaaagAAAGTATAAATAATCTACCAGATGACAAGAaggaagaaaaagaaaagcATGTTGATGTCGATCATGCTTTATCTGATTTATGtagtgataataaaatatgtagtgataataatttatgtagtgatgataattataacatAAGCAAAGAAAGTGgaaagaaaagaaaaaagcGTGCTAGCCATTTGGATAAAAAATTAGATGATCTATCTAAAATTATTCAAGAgaatgaagaaaatgattTGAATATGATTAAACAAATACatgaaattataaaatcaGAAAAGGAACAATCACAAGATTCTTGTTCagatattataaacaaaaCGAGAAAGGAAAGAAATTTAGATATTcataaagataatataaaaattttaaaagatgTTGATGAACAGATACGAGATGAAGATGATATTATGTCATCTGATGATAAAGCTAGAAAAGAGGAAATAGAAAAAAGGGAcataaagaaaaataaagaagtagataaaatcatatatgataagttagaaaataataatagtaagaaaaatgaaaatataagtGAAAATATAACTACAAATATgcatacatatatatgtgaaaatatatgtgaaaatatatgtgaaaatataaatatcaacaatatgaatagtaaaaataataacacACATCATAACAATGTGAAGAAAAAATCAGAGAGAACtagtaataaaaaaaaggaagaagaaaataatagagatgatgataatgataGCTATAATTGTATAGAAATGGAACCATTGACACATAGGCTTAGTGAGAATAAATCTGAAAATAAGGAGCaacaaataattttgaaTAGAAGTATTAAAAGACGTTTATCACAAATATTAGATAacatgaaaaaaaagaaaatatttgaaattataaataatgataatgatgattatacaaatatatgttttaattcacataatataaaagagAAATTAATAGAACGTGTGatgataaataaattaacaAGAATATCATgtaatgaaaatgataatttaaataatggaaatgaaaatacaaattattatttagataaaataaatctagatgttatatataataaattacattatgatttatataaaaatgaagaagaatTCCATGATGatgtttttttaatgtttcaagttttaaaaaatatcattGAAGAAACaaaagataaaaaagaacaaatGAATCTTTTCAActtaagaaaaaatgaattcAAAAATTATGAACATGAATTCTATAAAATGTTAATATCAGTTAGAGGTACTAAATGTGCAAATAAATTTATGATGGATCAACAGCGTTATCATGAAAAGGAAgacaaatatttttttaaattttttatggAATCTGAAAAATTATCTCACgatgataaagaaaaagtaGGAATCGCAAgcaaaaataaaattaacaTCATCAACATTAACAgcaacaataataataatagtaacaataataacaattttGTAAGTGAGGATCATACTTGTGTGagtaataaatataagCCTTCCACATCTTCTATCATGTTAAAAGGATTAAATGTAGAgaatcataaaaataatccAAAGCATGAAATTAATAAAGAAggtgatgataatattgttaatatttatataa
This window of the Plasmodium gaboni strain SY75 chromosome 1, whole genome shotgun sequence genome carries:
- a CDS encoding putative phosphatidate cytidylyltransferase (transcript variant 2; alternatively spliced), giving the protein VPSDITLLEYKYSKNNKKKKINSLKKLFIYLSFFTFGNNCNKLNSQDVIHILSNVYSDNKISNDEKLNTLNILNILNTRQKDIDRQDPYYFQCFA
- a CDS encoding putative phosphatidate cytidylyltransferase (transcript variant 1; alternatively spliced) yields the protein VPSDITLLEYKYSKNNKKKKINSLKKLFIYLSFFTFGNNCNKLNSQDVIHILSNVYSDNKISNDEKLNTLNILNILNTRQKDIDRQVKCKMYSFLGSLLFPMFCLRQFKYYDSKTKIIILPFTTILGLYLGSFCGNILTGRFNDYRRSKFLGTLPANVFIKK
- a CDS encoding hypothetical protein (conserved Plasmodium protein, unknown function) → MGYHKLRLSMMLVLIISCVLFFSISPSEELFQMKGLDRTEKNLAVNLMKIYEDTKVEETNFYKNFDRVHNMFEEIKKKKNINNNYDEKHIKKEIASDLNPSLSESFMESRFMDSSFIEMQSKGPVEEETIWRALYDTQLRRSPPIEEIHVFSSEDVKKEYEEAKMDSFISQIDMIKSEFDKNLNYMNTEMLRQENKKNIMECACLFYHYLKQMNNKRTYKNEPLRKAYSTKILC
- a CDS encoding selenocysteine-specific elongation factor selB- like protein, with the protein product MININVGVLGHVDSGKTSLCKCLSEILSTCALDKHKESKERGITIDLGFSSFYIKKKIKYNYNINHKKEIETKLQNYQENDKNDLLFYKREEKYESHNIQYDNIININSNEEHKNSQNTNLTYHHTNNIYFYDEEIIQICLVDCPGHYSLLKTIIMGSEITDIILLVIDINKGIQKQTIECLVLCNIINSDIIIVLNKIDLIPLHLREKKINSMKKKIQQAFYKFKSLQKLKYHIVSISANVKGKDNKGDQNETLSDDNMKSKKQTLSDDDMKSKKQTLSDDNMNDQNETLSDDNMNDQEKKSSDDNMKDQEKKSSDDNMKENMNTLNKEHIVSYTKSSSDTCTSKTINIKEIINVLSDVIKIPEREISTYEDFYFLYDHSFNIKGKGTIFTGTVIKGKIKINCNVNILSLNEIGKVKEIQSFKKKVHEGKKGSRLSLLILNNSIKNLKKNERGVIVYETSNISYFSMFICKVKQVEFYKKNINNSEHLICIIGFSSTECYGYFFKKLKNKNETDVSKKINYEKISQEDKVFPSISGGILNNDDKFDKKGNYLLIDRLSYDDNNKSDHCDYNNKSDHCDDNNKSDHYNNNNKNDHCDDIYFLVIMKKRIHCFEKEKCIFLKNDEHTNCRICLYGEIIEIIDKNCIYKKDDSFVFNKQPNIYKYEEYKDFKILKEKNKKGYIDKIIDEHTIICKNLFQSSNQVIPYIDKKIYIIKSTNDSKNLNATNVNTTNVNATNVNATNENTSNILHTGTIIKPFAKQGKVIVSFDDDISYLKNDFKSYIFLLLYYKDVFSKKNVFL
- a CDS encoding putative FAD-linked sulfhydryl oxidase ERV1 encodes the protein MNIEKCYEQSCKNRDKKNESNVNGLYENKKKQIYPPDRDEIGRASWLILHTISANYPDNPSENDKIKHTKFFYAFSNLYPCHICKLDLLNILKKYHLNCNNKIKFSTFIFNLHNIINQEIGKDLYPCQDIQTIIDKYKTVD
- a CDS encoding putative DNA-directed RNA polymerase 2; the encoded protein is MAEVRFCEECNNILYAKSDKKSKKLIYVCRSCEYISLKPNENNNIVARINYNYDRKEDIYIHPETKNDPALGRVRDWTCKQCGNNEAVFLQLAEKISYNPMALIYVCTNKNCYYWEKEAQKIHDDNYFKSDKSSDISEDEDLLNKNFFIKHEKDNFSLLNHDDNIKKNKKAWRTIKEEGDDDEDDEEKKNKQEEEEGNKLQQELYKILNLNDKKSNDELQNEVQSEVENDYDINVEEYFCEE